The genomic window TCTTGCTTTTCCCCATCATCACAGCTCTACGAGTTTCCTCTCTTCTAACCTCAGCAAATACTTCTCCAATTGAGGATAGGATTGCTCTTCCAATAATTCTGCTACGAACTTCATCTAGCTCCACGTTGAGGCCTGCAAGAAACTGGAATATCCTCCCTTCTTCCACTGTTTGTTGGTGGTGTTTGCCATCAGCGGCTGAATTCCACTTGTAGTTATTGAAGTGGTCAAGATCTTGCCACACCCGCTTCAATGTGTGGAAATATTTGGTGACATTGTCACTCCCTTGTTGAATTTCTCTAGCTTTTAGAGTAAGTTCATAAATCTGGGATTTACTCCCAAGATCAGAGTACATCTCCTTGACACTATCACCACTAACTAGTACCCATTGCTCAGATTTTAAATATGATGGAGTAGGAGTGGTGTTCTCCTTTTGTTCAGGATTAATGACTGAGCAACTATCAGCCATAGCTATAAATCAAAGGCACAGTGCAGAGATCCTGCTCTGATACCAAGTTAAAGTGTTTGAATATATTATTCTATCAAATGTACAGGGAATCATCCTCTTTATAGAGGAATTatagaaatagaaataactagaAAATAGGAAAGAAGGGAAAATACTagccaaaaataaagaaaagatttcTAATCATAAAATCCCTAAAATTAAGCTAAACCAAAAAAGGAAAAGATTTATAATTAATTCTATTTACATAAAAGATTCATAAAAAGAATTAggaatctgattttgatttgatctagTCAACAAATATAGTGTGGACATTACTGAAAACCCAACcaataacaataaataaataacaaatgaTCATAGAAAGCATTGAGGGgaagagaaaaagacaaaaaaaaaggcAGTTAATCATTTATAAATGATACCTGATTAGCACGAAATGTAGATTTCTTGTCAACAAGCTCACACATGACTTGAGGTTCAAATTTTATTTCCTGAATGTGCATGTGAAGGGTAAGTACTCTTTTCCTCTCCGCTTCATGTTACAATCATGGTAAATGATGATATGTCAAATGCATATTGACTAACCTCAAAAAGTTCAATTTCCTCATCACGAGCAAATCCTGCCATTTCATTTAGTCTAGTCAATATATCCATAGGCCTTCCACTAGCCGACACATAAAACCTCCCTATATACCTGAGAAAACAAAAGATCTGCCATTTGTGAATTAAATGTATTTTCACCTAAAAAATAATAGGAAGATCAAGTGccatttatatatttaaatgtaTTTGCACTCTAAATAATAAGACAGTCAAGTACCGAAATTCCTCATTTGATGGGTCATAAAGTTTGAAGAATAGCAGCAAATCTTCTGTTGACTTCTCAGGAAGAGCGATAGGCCGGAAATCCTAATTGAATATGCAAATCATGAACAAAAAATCCATGTCCTTTAGAAGCTAGTAGGAAAAAGAACATAATCACGTGCAATTTTTTGACGGAACTGTATTACCAGGAACAAGGTTGAAAATGTAAAGGAAAATAGTACCTGTCCTGTTTCCACTTCCAAAAATAACTTCAGTTCTGCACTATTTGCCTTATTGGACACTTCCCTTAACTGTCCAACCTGCAAGTGATAAGTAAAACAAAACAATTTGCAAATAGCACAATCAGCAATATCATCATaacatatattaaaaaatttaaacatcttgttttttctcttttggATAGAAAAGAAACTTTAATTTCCACTCTAAATCTCACAATAACAGATAGTTATCATACTTAATATATAGATCATGGCTACCAGCATGCAATTTATGGCCAGTGGCACAAAGCAATTAAAATGGGTGAAGTACTCACTGATTGGGCTTCTTCTTGAGGTGTCACAGGTCTATTTGGCCTATATGTGTGGTTTTGGCGTTTTGCCCACAACCAAAACCGTTGGTACTGGACAGGTACACCCAACTCTTTGGCAACTTCCTCCTGAGAAAAGCTTCATTGTCAGAAAGACACGGAGAAAATATAAAtaactttttattttctcagaTATCATACAAATTAAATGACAGTCCAACTTGTCAAGGATCACCTAAGTGGACGATGACAATCAATATGAATTGAAAAAGCATGCATTCTATTAGCAAAGACGGGTACAACATTTAAAATGAGAATTTCTAATCAACTTAAGCAGCTTTTATTATCTTAAAATTCTAATTAACTGACTCACTAAACCACTCCACCNNNNNNNNNNNNNNNNNNNNNNNNNNNNNNNNNNNNNNNNNNNNNNNNNNNNNAACAAAACCCCTAATTTAGAGGATATTCATTCAGAAAACCTGATAAGAGAAAGATCTTTTGAGACAAATTCATTCAACCAGTTGTCTGGTAAATCCACATATGGGAGTAGATCCCAGTACAATCCTCGAAAACCCAGATCCGGGTATCAGACACCTAAAGTGAAATATATGAGGAAAGGAAAAAATCCATGACAAATAAACTTCTTCCTGCCGCAATCCCAACAGAAAAAAGAAGCAAATGTCATTCAGGCATTACAAATCTAAGTCCAATATCCATAACTTACAACAGCACCATGTGTTGTTGCAAGATTGATCCACATGACTGAAAGATGATATCAAATGCCAAGTGAAAATAATCCATAATGGATGGTAAATTTTGCTAGATTCTCAAATGAAATATATAGAAGTATAAATTGCCAAACATATTAGAGCACTATGCAGATCAAATTATAAAACAGTAATCCATACCTTAAAAACGCTGAAGGGAATTTGTTTTTGAATACGGAAACTTCTCACTTTATCATGATCCACAAGATCAAAGAATATATCTTCTCCAATCTGTTCAAACAGATCAGCATCACGTGCAACCTGTGGCCAGCATCAATAACTTATCACTAAACAATCTCTTATGAGTCACCCAACCTAGAAAGCATCTTATAAAAGAATATTGGAGTAAGAAGTGGCAACCTTTACAATGGTATACAAATGAGCCTCtgccttctccttcctcttcagctctttttcttcttgttctttCTTTAACCTCACCTAAAGTGTAAAGTTGAAAATAAAGCATTGCTACATCAAAATACgaacagcaaaatcaaattaCACCAGTGAAACAAACATCTTACTCTAAGGTGTTCAGCAATGTCCTTCTCATCCACATTGCATATGATCTTATCTTTGTCACTCTCGCGTATGTAAACAAGCATATATGCATTTGAATACTTCGTAAATTTAAAGGGGGAGTTGTTGAAGCCAGGGTTGGTATGAGGTAACTGCAAAcaacaaaaattaagaaatagAAAGATATTGTAACTGAGAAATAAAACATTGCGGGGGGAAAAAGTCTActcaaactaaaaagaaaaagaacattcATTTCAGACAAAAGTTGATATCAAACTATGGATGAAAGAAGTGCCAAAGCAAGATAATGGAATATTACTTCTTCTTCCCCACCATATTGTTCTTCCAATGCCCTTTTAGCCTCCTCTTTCGTAACACGCTCATCATCAAATTTAAACCTAAAAGAAGAGTCATGCTAGTTTAAAATAGAGCACAAAAAGATGACATGAACAATACAGATACAGTTGAAAACAATTAAAAGTAATGAAACATCAATCATGTAGGCATCACTCCTCAATCAAAGTTAGAGATAAGACCAAAATTacatatcaaaaaaataaataaattacaacAAATAAGCCTTATTCTCCTTGATGAGTCAACTATATGAGGCAAACAACGCCATAGATGCGGCTTTTCTTGGACCCTACATAATGTGGGATGCTTTGCACTAGGCTGCGCATTATATATGCTTAACTACATTTTTAAGAGTGGAGGAAAAAAGAAATGCAAATCCATCAAACTACCAATCCCTCTTTTTCACAAAGGACTCGGTTGTTAACTTTTGCTTTCTTAGCGAAGTGCCTCTGCTGTAAATCTGTAATCATTTCTTCCACTGCATTAAATGTTTTTCCTATAACAGAAGTTCAAGGGGAATGAATTGGGAAAAAAATTATTGTGCCTGGATCAATGCATTGACTAGCTATGTCAACTGTTCAGAATCCACTAGCACTGTGGAACATCTATACAGAACCCAATATATTTTCTCGTTTCACGGGGAAAATTGGTTGGCAATCAGAAACCAAACCAGTTTTCATGGAAAATATAGTACAAAACAAAGAAACAGACTTAAGCATGTAACAGTTGATATAAAAATACTGAAAGAATTAAGTGCATACCACTGATCTGATAGAGTTGGCCTAATGTAAGCATAGTAGTGTCCGCCATGAACCCCACCACTGTGAACCAAAACACTGAAAACAAATAATGGCACACACAATATCATAAGCAACTGGTTAATTAGATACCAAACCATATCAAATTAAAAGTAGTTTAAGATGAAGAGGAAAATAAAACACACAGATTTTGGTCAATAAGGTGGTGTACATAAATACATTATAAAATGAAACAATGAAgcaaaacataaaacattaaaggAGTTCAAGCAGTCAACCCCGTTACTGCTGTCCAGCCAAATTGgaccttttttttttatgaaatattGCACCACactataacataaaaaaaatcaataacagTCCACAAGAAATAGATTGATCTTTCACAAACTCGTTTCAACTTGGAAGATTTCATTGAATAGAATTTCCTATAATTAAGATCAATGGTCACAAAGTATCGAATACCTTTATTTtatcaacaaaagaaaaaacattTCAAATACCTGTGAAGTGTATAAAGGTTGCGAACTCTTCTATCAGCTTCAGGAGACAAATACTTTCCATCCTCCCTATCAAGATCTAGTTGCAAGGGGAACTCATAACGGTCGTTGATCTGTTAATGGCCCATAAAGATGTCAAAAAGATGAAAAATGGAGaacttcacacacacacacacacacactaagaTATAGCAGCGACCAACAAGATGTCTGCATAGATCGAGTCAACTACACAGATAAAACTAGACCTAGTGTTCTATACTCTTTCTAAACCATTTCAACCATCTGCTAGAGTAGGGTTACACATGGTAGGATGTAAAAATTACACTGCAACTTTGCAAGTGACAGCTGTCTTGCATAACATTTTACAAACATGTAACAAATCACCCAACTAGTTTCCATAATACATTGGATCTGCTGATCCTATAGACTCAGATGTACTCTATTTTTGATCATAATAATCAAGCCAAAATTTTCTGTCTCCCTCACTCTCAGTTTCTTCCAATGACAATCAAACAATTAAAATATAGACATTCTTTTATGGTTTCATCAATAGATCTTGAGGGCATAATTCACCAAATTTGGATCAAGAATTCAAGATAAGAGAGACAGAAAACTAATAGGAACTAAGACACAAAAAAGTTAACAAGTAAATGCTAATTTTGCTTACCTTGGTTTAATATGACACTGAAAACTAAACTGAAACATACAACTATATTACAAAGGAAGGAATATATCCTTGATTTTAGAGTTAATACTAACCTTTACCATAGTGTCTCGCATAAAATCGTATTCAAATCGTTTTAATTGAAGTTGAAGAACAGGTGGAAAATCAATGAACAACACACCCTTCCTTGCCTCCTGAAAGAATAATCACAAGAATAATATTGAGAAATGCCAAAAAGTGACATATATGGAATACATTTAATATAATATTGAAAACAAGAGGGGAAAGTAAAAGAAACACATCTAGGGAATAAGACTAGAAATATTGTGTCATTTATAGAGGGTCATATGTACACAGCTTTACCATCATAAAAAGCAAGGCTGTCTCGCACAACAAGAACCCATAAGAATGCATGGATACACCTTCATGCCTGAGGATTTCTTATCATCTATAGTATATTGTTTTCTCCTTTATAAAATTTCTCCCTATTACCAGAACNNNNNNNNNNNNNNNNNNNNNNNNNNNNNNNNNNNNNNNNNNNNNNNNNNNNNNNNNNNNNNNNNNNNNNNNNNNNNNNNNNNNNNNNGATTGCACCAGCACTAAGTGCATAACCAGTGTAGCCATATACGGCTAAGAAAAAGGTACAACTTGGTATCAAATCGTTTTACCTGTAAGCCATACTTCTCCGCATGATACTTGTTATCCCCCTCAAGCCGTTCCACTTCGACGTACTTGTCAAAGGAGTCGTACACATCCCGACACCCTTTGACATCAAGCTGAAGATCTACAATCAAATAGCCAAAATTCTATATAAAGTCATAGAATAGATGGAATGATGTAATATACAACAGCATTCTAAAGCACGTACCATAAAATGATTCTTTTCTTGTGGATTTGTAGTCCACATTGATGCATTCGATATAATTCATATGGTGGCCTTCAAACAACTGCTGTATAGTGCCTTCCACAACAGTTCCCTAAAACAAGAGGAAACTTCAATACAATAATATCCTAGGCATATAAAAAGCTACATGACGAGTGTAGCTAAAACATTGTCAAAACAACATAACTAAAAGCAGTTACcattaaaaaggaaaaattgtACCTTCATTTTGTCTTCTAGCTTTTCACAAAGAACCCTATTAAGTTCTTGGACATCATGCTGCATGAATGCATCATACGTATCCCATCCGAATGACTTAGTTAACTCTTTTGTTGCTACACTACTATCACTGTACTGCAGTTTGTAGAATAAACTCTGTAATGCTAGGGGAATGCTCCCTGATGGCATATCATTCTCAGTTGTAGGCATATGGTACACAGCCTGTAACAAAATATAATGCACGTGAGCTGCTTCCTTTGAGAAGGAAAAATAGTTTTCTATGTGTATACCAGCTAACCTTTCTAAAATATGGAATGTGATACAATGTCTGAAGGAGAGAATTCATGTAACAAGTAGCTCCTTGGTTTTTCAATCCAACATAACCAGTTTCCTTTTTTGAGTCGTGAGACCAGTAATCAACAACCTTACGTACAGCAACATCAGCCTCAACTACACATGTGTCGTTCACAACATAGCCTCTACTAGGATCGAGCAATTCAGAAAGCGGCATGAAATTGGTGAACCCCCAATCACTCTCACGTGCATTGAACTGGTGTGATGTTTCTGCAATTGGAAAGCAATCAAAGAAATATTTTattccccaaatgcaaataaataaaccCAGAGAAAAAAATAGAAGACGAAACTAATCAAGTAAGAGCAAGCATAATTATCATCGACAGGTAAACTCCTAAAGAATCTAGCTGAGTACAAATGCATAAACTGCACTAATTAGTCACAGGCACTGTGGAATATCAGTCATATCCAATATTTATTCAAACTTATATAATTTCATGTGTTgaatcaaaacaaaaatcaatAGATGTCTGATCAAAATCCAGACCACTGCTATAATTTGAACAAGAATGTTATAGAAAGTCAACCAAAAGCAAAATTGTACAGCTATTTTGATCAAAAGCTTACAGAAATCACTGTTTCAATAGAaataagataattaaaattaagtACACCACAGTGCAAGAAGGAAACATGCTCACTAGGACTTGTGACATCAAACAGAAACATAACTCATCCTATACTTATTACATATGGCAATATAATATCTTCATTGTGAACGCCTATTGAGAGAAACTACCTTTTCTAATTGAGAATTTATTATGAAGTTGATTAACAACAGTCAAGCTGAACTGCGCATATCTACTCCATCCATAAGGCAACAACACTGAATCTACAACATCCAGATACATAGACAAATGATCAACATTGTTCCCCTTCGGAAAGACAAGTATCCGCCTGCTCATTGCAAATAAGGTGAATTAGGAGTTAGGACCGCCATCTCAAACAACAAAATTTAGTTAAAGTATATGAGAAAAAATCCACATACCATCTGTAGCCTCCAACTTGGAAAGAGTCAGAATATACTTTCCTCATAAGCCTCGAAAAATTATCAATTGTCCATGTGAACCTCCCAGATTGTGGATCATCCACTATAGGTGCATCAACCGTACTAATGTTTTCTGCTTGTACTAGAACCAAATAGGAAAAGGATAAAGGAAGAAAACCAACAAATGTAAGTAGAACAGTCACTCTTTTACTCAAATCactgaaaaatataaaataattgatTTATGTTTAACAAGCACTTGAGGGTCAGCAGCTCCACACAGCACACACAAGGTGGAGGAAATAATATTAGCTTTGATATTACAATAATCCACTTCCATAATGCAGGCCCATGCAGAATGAAATGCTTATCCAGTCAAACAAGTCCACGCACAATGTGGAGGAAAGAATCGTTAACCAAACTAGCACTTTGCAAATCAAAACAGCTTGACATACATTGCAGGGGAAACTCATAAAGCTATAATGCCCACTTCCCGCAGTTCCTTAATCAAAAAAACCACcacaaaataaaaacaacacACACACAAACCTAATACTAAGATAGAGACAACATTGAAGTGACCTTGCTTACAATTCAAAGACCGAAAGAAAATACAAGCAAAACTAAAAGAGCTACCCACAGTAAACGAAAATACAAGCAAAACTAAAAGAGCTACCCAACAGCAAACTAAACCATATCGTACTGACACGAACCTCTCACCGGGGTACAATAAGGAAGCAACAAGCACACATTAGATATTATATGCAAATATAGATACCGTACGGTATTAAGAATTAGATAAACGAATAATTCTACAAACAGACTCATCCACCGTGATCATTAGCAACATCACCATCATTCACCAAAAACCAAATGCATGTCAATTTAAGCtttatttattttgtaccttCCATGGGAAGAGGGCCTTCAGGATTATCAGAGTTAGGAACCTCCATCTCTTCGTCCTCCTGCTGCtgcaacaacaagaagaagaagaagaatcataATTCAGAACACAAACAAACAACCACAAACCGATCTACTCTCCCTCACTACCAAAAACCCTAGCAGCAATCACGAACACAAATAAACCAAGCAAAGCAGCAAGCACGCAGAAATAAaaccaataaaaagaaaaaattaggtcAATTCAGAATCAGAGAAGAGAAGTCGTGTCGGTTGTGAATTGCACCGAATTGAAGCTATTCGAAAAACAAAAgtataagaattttaaaaataaacaaataaaagaaaagaaaagcagaaAAAAGAGAGCGCGAGAGTGATAACGTACCTCTAAGTGTGGAGGAGGCAttggtggtggtggcggctgCGATTGCAGAAAGAAAGTGATGTATGAAGCAGTGAGCGAAGAAGGCGCGAACGACGGagaagaagttacgaagaagaagaagaagaagaagaagaaggagagttAGTGAAAGTGAAAGTGAAAGTAAAAGAGGCGAGTGATTGCGCAGCGCAGTGCTTAAAAGAGTGAAGGGatgccttctttctttctttccgtcTGTATGCTGGGCTTTGTGCTGATGTAGTGATGTGTGTGCGTGTCTGGTCTAGTAAGTAAGTACCAGGAAGGATATTATTGGAaattaataaaacaaataaatattaccttttaaaaagaataaataaataatgaagataagaacagatttattattttagaaaaaCATAACATTATTGATACATCAAATATCACTGAATTTCGTATTAATATTTTACTTTTAAATTACGTATTTTTATTATAGGGTTTTttttaagagagaaaataaaaagggaaaaaaagccACAATAAATAAGTCTATTGAAATAAATCGGATTGCATTAGGTTGAGATTTTGGATCATGTTTTGTTAAGAGATCAGAATTTTTCATCTCTAAACCAGAAAAAACTTGACTAACTAATTTTTCTACTTGAATTCAAAAATCTTCTCAACTATTAATATGACTTTTTTAATTAAAGAAATAGGAatgtgtatatattttttatttttaatatgactttttaattttaatttcaccaACTCTTACTTAATTGaccaaaaaaaaataactaaactcGTATTTTGTAATAATGTTTGATACGTATCTATAACTTCATAGGTTTTAGTTTAGGGCTTATTTTTTGGTTTATTGTGCCTTAATTTTAAGTTGGTATTTGATGGgagaattttgtaaaattttttgggTTTTATTTTTGAGTTTATTAGTATTTGATTAGAGGATTTTGTTGGCTTTGATCATAAATTATACGTTTGATAGTAGTTTTGAGGTGTTTGATTTGTGAGTTTGAGTTCAATAAGAAGTTTAGtttgagttttgaattttaaCGTTTAAATTTGGTTTTAATTGATTTGATATGCATATATCAACTTTTAACATATTTTTTTAGTAggattatcaatttttttttaatcaaaggtAGGCATCTTTTATTGATTTAGTAAGTAAAAGAATTAGTCTAAATATGGACAATAGACacgaataaacaaaaaaaaagttccACCCAAAATTAAAGATTAACTAATTAGATACATTTGCTGAGAAAGAAAGTTAGAGAGAAAAATTTATTGCACGAACACAACGAGAGGCTTCTTCTACCACCATGGCCGAGGAGAGCTTTTGACCTTCGAAGACCAATGAGTTTCGCGAATTCCACAAGTTTCAAGTTAGATAAACCGTTAATTTCAGATTCTCTTTCTCATTACTATCTTTactaatttgatttcaaaattcacTCTACCGTTTCCACGGTTCATTGATGTGGTTCAGTACCGAAAAGTCCATCATCTTTCACGCTGTCTCTGTTTTAGGGCACTCCCAGAAGCAATGGGCCATTGATTCCGCAATCAATCCACACCGAGGACAAATCGGGTCCACTAATGAAATTCTAGCATGAAGCTTCTACCTACCTGATCCCCATGAAAAACCTTCTATAGAAAATTCTTcacttttaattaatatttaagtCTCCAAATATTTGACCAGTTGTTTTATTTTGGCATTTGTGCAGGCAAGAAGTCTGACGATGCATGAAAGAAATGAAAGGCTACTTTGTATCTGGATGCCACTGAATAGCTACCTGATTTTTCTTTTAGCCAGGTAATTGCATCTTCTTTCCCATAGATTTCTGTATTTAGAATTGCTATAGCTACTTCTGGGCTATAAATTTTCTAATCAAAACTTGATTTCATTGCTTATCTTAGTGAATTAAATCAAATACCCATTTTGGATAGTAATTAATGTAGGAATTTGGAATTGCTGTAATTGTTGTGAACTCATGTACCTAAGAATCTTTCTTATTACGAACAATGTTACTTCTACCAATTTTTCATATACACCTTTTTTCTATCACTGTGTCCTTTAATTATACTTCTCTACCCCGATGACGGATTGTTTTCTGACTCGACTCTCATGAAATTGGAATATCTATAGTATTTACTCTTATAAACCTTGCTAATCAATGAGTTAGGTCGAGTTAAAAGTATCCAACCTTGCTTGGCTAGCATTGCAAGGTTGAAGACTTTTAAGTCTTTAAAAATGAGACTTTCCTGATTTTTTGGTCTGCTAAAGTTTGCTGCCCTATCTAATGCACCCTTCTTTTCGTACCATTTTGTCCCCACCAGAAATTAAGCATTGTTTTTTGTATTTCATCCGTCAGCGATTCTAGTAACTTGAAGCAACTTAGAGTATACAAAGGTATTGCTGTGGCTACAACCTTAATTAGGACTTCTCTTCCACTCACAAATAATGATGATCTCTTCCAATATTGAAGTTTTTGAAAACCTTTGTCTTTGATGTAGTTGAATGTGTCCCTCTTTGATCTTGAACAACCGTTGGTAGCCTAAGATATTTATTTTGATTTCCAACATGAGAAACTATTAGAATTTCAGCAAGGTGATCACGAGTAGTGTTAGGAGTGTTATGGCTAAAAAAGACTCATGACTTGTCTAGATTAACTACTTGGTCACTAATTTCCTCATAGTTTCTCAAAATTCGAATCAGATTTAGACAATCATCTTCTGTGGTTTTGCTAAATAGAATTGAATCATCTGCAAAGAATGGATGGTTGAGCATAGGACATCCATGATTAAGTCTCAGTCCTAAAATTTTCAGCCTCTATTCTCTTTTGTGGAGCAGATGAGGAAAGACTTTCTGACGCACGCAAAAAAGAAATAGGTAAGGGGATAACCAGATAGAGGGTCACCTTGACACAACCCTCTACATGGTTTAAAGAAACCATGAGGTTGTCCATCCACAATAACAAAGTAAGAAACTGTAGTCACACACTCTTAATTCATATCATCTACTTTTCGCTAATATCCAATTTCTTCATCATAGCTCAAACAAAAGTCCATTCCACCCGATCATAAGCCTTACTCATGTCAAGTTTTAGTGCCATGTCATAACTGCCGAACTTCTTATTcttcaaaaagtgtataaattcaTGTGCAATTAAAACATTATCATTAACAAGCGTTCTTTTGGTAAACGCACTCTGAGAATCACTGATAAGTCTATTCATGACAAACTGTAATATGTGCACCAAACTCTTGGatattattttgtaaaaaaataCTACTAAGGCTTATAGGTATGATGTGCTTCATAGTATTGGCATTAGGAACTTTAGGGACCAAACAAATATGTGTATAATTGAATGCCTTGAGAATTTTACCTCTAGAAAAAAAACTCTTTACTATTGCTATGACTTTCTTTATTACGGTGTCCCATAAAAACTAAAAGAATTTGGCTGTAAACCCATCATCTTCGAGAGCAGAGAACgggttaattaaaaaaaaatagcatctttaatctcctttttcaacatcagTCTGACCAACATTATTTTAATTGCTTTGTCAATTTTTTCGGTATTATGTCTAGTAGTTCTTCGTCCAGGTCTTTTAAGTATGTGGGTGTGTTGTGTATCTAGAATTGGAGATTGTCCAATCTATTAGGGTACCTAAGATTGAGGTTGTCCAATCCACTgacaaaaaaacaaaatatacaCACATATTTAACCAAAGATAGGTAAGTGGGCCTTGTttaggggtggcaagcggggaagcccgccccgtcTCGCCAGAAGCCCTTTTTTGGCGGGttggcccgccccgccccgcctagtGAGGCGGTCCTAAAATCCCACCCCGCCCTGCCTAACGGCGGGCTGGCGGGTTGGCGGGCTAAGCCCACTAaatctcctctttttttttttttttacttttaactattataatttctaaagacataaaaaaattataatttttatattcacaaacattaaagtctttgtaattataaatatctaataaacataattataaaccaagttttcatccaaaacataattataaatattgtctccaaagcaaaataaatataattataaatattgtctccaaaacaaaataaacataatccaaaacactcaattttcatcttcattctcttgtaaattGGGTTGGGGGAAGTTGAATTttgacaaaaaaattacaaaaacacCCCTTGcaaaaaaaatactaaacccGGCGAGGAAGCCCGTCCTGCCCTGCCAAAgcccgcggtttaagcg from Arachis ipaensis cultivar K30076 chromosome B09, Araip1.1, whole genome shotgun sequence includes these protein-coding regions:
- the LOC107617625 gene encoding ubiquitin carboxyl-terminal hydrolase 13 isoform X3, whose translation is MEVPNSDNPEGPLPMEVQAENISTVDAPIVDDPQSGRFTWTIDNFSRLMRKVYSDSFQVGGYRWRILVFPKGNNVDHLSMYLDVVDSVLLPYGWSRYAQFSLTVVNQLHNKFSIRKETSHQFNARESDWGFTNFMPLSELLDPSRGYVVNDTCVVEADVAVRKVVDYWSHDSKKETGYVGLKNQGATCYMNSLLQTLYHIPYFRKAVYHMPTTENDMPSGSIPLALQSLFYKLQYSDSSVATKELTKSFGWDTYDAFMQHDVQELNRVLCEKLEDKMKGTVVEGTIQQLFEGHHMNYIECINVDYKSTRKESFYDLQLDVKGCRDVYDSFDKYVEVERLEGDNKYHAEKYGLQEARKGVLFIDFPPVLQLQLKRFEYDFMRDTMVKINDRYEFPLQLDLDREDGKYLSPEADRRVRNLYTLHSVLVHSGGVHGGHYYAYIRPTLSDQWFKFDDERVTKEEAKRALEEQYGGEEELPHTNPGFNNSPFKFTKYSNAYMLVYIRESDKDKIICNVDEKDIAEHLRVRLKKEQEEKELKRKEKAEAHLYTIVKVARDADLFEQIGEDIFFDLVDHDKVRSFRIQKQIPFSVFKEEVAKELGVPVQYQRFWLWAKRQNHTYRPNRPVTPQEEAQSVGQLREVSNKANSAELKLFLEVETGQDFRPIALPEKSTEDLLLFFKLYDPSNEEFRYIGRFYVSASGRPMDILTRLNEMAGFARDEEIELFEEIKFEPQVMCELVDKKSTFRANQLEDGDIICYQKTPKVGSADRYPDVPSFLEYVHNRQVVRFRSLERPKEDEFSLELSKLHTYDDVVTRVAQHLGLDDPSKIRLTSHNCYSQQPKPQPIKYRGVENLSDMLVHYNQTSDILYYEVLDIPLPELQGLKTLKIAFHHATKDEVLIHTIRLPKQCDVEDVINDLKSKVNLYIYILMQNLDCSKFSITRYIRFSLPVKRLRILMTNIGH